The Sulfolobus acidocaldarius DSM 639 genome has a window encoding:
- a CDS encoding FMN-binding glutamate synthase family protein, protein MLVVKNYIPIPRQTDSEFWTADRIDHIRRLALTGKPYKIFPHYDTLRVLDRIHFKKENTLISDSPSSAISTSVAGIPVSAPLYLGDMSYGALSGNPNIAIARVADITETLAGTGEGGLHPEVGKSKRIFVQWASARFGVDIDVLMKGAGIVIKIGQGAKPGIGGHLPGSKVTDPISLTRRIPVGIDAISPAPHHDIYSIEDLGQRIEALKEATGKPVFVKVAATNYIPYIVSGIARMGADGVIIDGHGAGTGATPTVIRDNLGIPIELAVAISDKVLKAQGMRDNFTVIAAGRIANATDAAKLIALGADVVSVGTGALIAMGCVMVHKCHIGSCPTALTNKIDGTRMFETEFGVKVLTNFVRGFSLELANILDNLGMTDLRNLKGRKDLLVGKGLSRETLEVLGIEGEEEELPPKLGELWTKRRKAYLHELINKGDPVITSMGSTSPPDVEKPARILDWIRSDGAQVTRPSIDPYREDIDTSFYLNHGRFYLSLPIIFDITEADEDTKEALSWASLALSSAIFTTETNPKYKDVSISLDGRGALNWSDEYKFGYYIRLPSNPEAVEKVVELKGVPGFIIDEDLGGEDLEIVISDVDTKLKELGVRRRFDILAKSSKLRDSGDAFKLVGLGADSVIMSHKILDVAIGEGSRSSLKDKAFNLVAGFKKEIALLAGAAGVYSVQSTLLGNRELLRAVNLNSYILKRLRIRVAGSL, encoded by the coding sequence TTGCTCGTTGTAAAGAACTATATACCAATACCGAGGCAGACAGATAGTGAGTTTTGGACAGCTGATAGAATAGATCACATTAGGAGACTGGCTTTAACAGGAAAGCCCTACAAGATATTTCCACATTATGACACACTAAGAGTATTAGATAGGATACATTTCAAAAAGGAGAACACCCTAATTTCCGACTCCCCTTCATCTGCAATTTCAACTAGTGTTGCTGGAATACCCGTCTCGGCACCCCTTTACCTAGGTGATATGTCTTACGGAGCTTTGAGTGGAAATCCAAATATAGCAATAGCAAGAGTTGCAGATATAACAGAAACTTTAGCTGGTACAGGTGAAGGGGGGTTACATCCTGAGGTGGGCAAGTCAAAAAGGATTTTTGTCCAATGGGCATCTGCACGTTTTGGTGTTGACATAGATGTGTTAATGAAGGGTGCTGGTATAGTAATAAAAATAGGACAAGGAGCTAAACCAGGTATAGGAGGTCATCTACCTGGTAGTAAAGTGACTGACCCAATATCCCTAACTAGAAGGATCCCTGTTGGAATAGACGCAATATCTCCAGCTCCCCATCACGACATCTATTCTATAGAAGATCTAGGGCAGAGAATTGAAGCATTGAAAGAGGCAACAGGTAAACCTGTATTTGTTAAAGTGGCTGCCACAAACTACATACCTTACATTGTCTCAGGAATAGCCAGGATGGGTGCAGATGGTGTAATTATTGATGGGCATGGGGCAGGGACAGGGGCAACACCTACAGTGATCAGAGATAATTTAGGGATACCAATAGAGCTCGCAGTTGCAATTTCTGATAAAGTACTTAAGGCACAGGGAATGAGGGATAATTTCACTGTTATAGCGGCAGGAAGGATTGCGAATGCTACAGATGCAGCCAAACTAATTGCACTAGGTGCAGATGTGGTCAGCGTTGGTACTGGAGCTTTGATAGCAATGGGGTGTGTGATGGTTCATAAGTGCCATATTGGCTCTTGTCCAACTGCACTCACCAATAAGATAGATGGGACTAGGATGTTTGAGACAGAGTTCGGTGTTAAAGTTCTGACGAATTTTGTAAGGGGATTCTCTCTAGAACTAGCTAACATATTGGACAACTTAGGTATGACTGATTTGAGGAATCTGAAGGGTAGGAAGGATCTATTGGTCGGTAAAGGATTGTCCAGGGAGACCTTGGAGGTACTAGGTATTGAGGGGGAGGAAGAGGAACTTCCGCCCAAACTAGGAGAGTTGTGGACCAAGAGGAGAAAGGCTTATCTCCACGAACTAATAAACAAGGGAGATCCGGTAATAACGAGTATGGGGAGTACCTCACCACCTGATGTGGAAAAACCTGCTAGAATATTAGACTGGATTAGGTCTGACGGTGCCCAGGTTACTAGACCTTCTATTGATCCGTACAGGGAAGACATAGACACAAGCTTCTACTTAAATCATGGTAGATTCTATTTATCACTCCCTATAATCTTTGACATTACTGAAGCTGATGAAGATACAAAAGAGGCATTAAGTTGGGCATCCTTAGCATTGAGCTCTGCAATATTCACAACAGAGACAAACCCTAAGTATAAAGACGTTTCCATAAGTCTAGATGGTAGAGGGGCTCTAAACTGGAGTGATGAGTATAAGTTTGGGTATTACATTAGACTACCTTCCAATCCTGAAGCTGTAGAGAAAGTTGTTGAGCTTAAGGGTGTACCTGGGTTTATAATTGATGAGGATTTAGGTGGAGAAGATCTCGAAATAGTTATCTCAGACGTTGATACTAAGTTGAAGGAACTGGGAGTGAGAAGAAGATTTGACATCTTAGCTAAATCCTCCAAATTAAGAGACTCTGGAGATGCATTTAAGTTAGTGGGCTTAGGTGCAGATTCAGTTATAATGAGTCATAAGATCTTGGATGTGGCAATCGGAGAGGGAAGCCGTAGCTCCCTAAAGGATAAAGCGTTTAATTTAGTTGCGGGTTTCAAAAAGGAAATTGCCCTATTGGCAGGTGCAGCAGGAGTTTACAGTGTCCAATCCACTTTACTTGGAAATAGGGAGTTACTTAGAGCTGTAAATCTAAACTCGTACATCCTTAAAAGGCTCAGGATCAGAGTGGCTGGTTCCCTATGA
- a CDS encoding class II glutamine amidotransferase yields MIHPSGCGVLGILRKRHAEQIQGGSVVRAIEKVRYRGSDRGAGFAVFNLHKKNVYTIRAFSEEDANEIKSLLESQGLKIKDSKLNYINEEICDCNFEVVIDDVTKARKAFRNINEIIWGSKEGRRGRIYSIGSSLSVFKGVGYPKDISKMYDVEKLEGDLWLAHTRQPTNSPGHFPYWSHPFSTFNVAIVHNGDISSFGANLEFLKERGWEGFVGTDSEVIAFLFEELLSEGFSIEEVVKIMVNPSRRLNVIDPSLDYTYRNARLDGPFTAVIGYDSGDDLYLIAIADRAKFRPAIVGEDENYYYVASEENEIREISPNARVWTLEPGSYFMASLNRGIISYGRDEERVHSFSPPPVFIPEHYDIDARNLNYKELNYVIAEVAKKGKKEITVANVTGHRYIGINFKRLGVHNARINLYGIVGNVFANLNEDNEFYVYGNVSDDCGDTMHGGKVVIYGDARDVLAQTFQNGRIFVKGNAGNRVGIQMREYKDRRPYLVIGGFVDDYLGEYMAGGVIVVLGTNVKGEPVGNYVGSGMVGGRIYIRGRVSPSRIGIQPTRQEVLNFLKALLVEGYIGEEEFSSLKDKYYIEVMDSLKDKAKEYAKRLFEEKIGIPEYEYRELNEEEFKELFGVIKEFSQDMGRDYTEYLKEKFTVIKSRSKK; encoded by the coding sequence ATGATTCACCCTTCTGGTTGTGGAGTTTTAGGTATTTTAAGAAAAAGACATGCTGAGCAAATACAGGGAGGCTCGGTAGTAAGAGCAATAGAAAAAGTAAGGTATAGGGGAAGCGATAGGGGTGCAGGTTTTGCTGTCTTCAATCTACACAAGAAGAATGTTTACACGATAAGGGCTTTTAGTGAAGAGGATGCTAATGAGATAAAATCACTACTGGAGTCCCAGGGTCTTAAAATAAAAGATTCAAAGTTGAACTACATCAATGAAGAGATTTGTGACTGCAATTTTGAAGTTGTTATTGATGACGTAACCAAAGCCAGAAAGGCTTTCAGAAACATTAATGAAATAATTTGGGGTAGCAAAGAAGGAAGAAGAGGTAGAATATACAGCATTGGTTCCTCACTGAGCGTGTTCAAAGGAGTTGGTTACCCAAAGGACATTTCTAAGATGTATGATGTGGAGAAGTTAGAGGGTGATTTATGGCTAGCTCATACAAGACAGCCTACAAATTCTCCAGGTCACTTTCCATACTGGTCTCACCCATTCTCTACTTTTAACGTTGCAATAGTTCATAACGGTGATATAAGCTCTTTTGGTGCGAATCTGGAGTTTTTAAAGGAAAGGGGATGGGAAGGATTTGTGGGCACGGATAGTGAAGTTATCGCTTTCCTATTTGAAGAGTTGTTAAGTGAAGGTTTCTCTATTGAGGAAGTAGTTAAGATAATGGTAAACCCATCAAGAAGGCTGAATGTAATAGACCCATCTCTGGACTACACGTACAGGAACGCTAGGTTAGACGGACCATTTACTGCAGTTATCGGCTATGATTCAGGAGACGATTTGTACTTAATTGCAATTGCCGATAGAGCTAAATTCAGACCAGCAATTGTGGGTGAGGACGAAAATTACTATTATGTAGCAAGCGAGGAGAATGAAATAAGAGAGATAAGCCCCAATGCCAGAGTTTGGACGTTAGAACCAGGTTCCTATTTCATGGCTTCCTTAAACAGGGGTATAATCTCATATGGCAGAGACGAGGAGAGAGTACACTCATTCTCTCCACCTCCAGTATTTATACCTGAACACTATGACATTGACGCTAGAAACCTTAATTATAAAGAGTTAAACTACGTAATAGCAGAGGTAGCGAAGAAGGGTAAAAAGGAAATTACTGTAGCAAATGTGACTGGTCACAGATACATAGGCATAAACTTTAAGAGACTAGGTGTCCATAACGCAAGGATTAACCTTTACGGTATAGTAGGTAATGTTTTTGCAAACCTTAATGAAGATAACGAATTTTACGTTTATGGAAATGTATCTGATGACTGTGGAGATACAATGCACGGTGGAAAGGTTGTAATTTACGGTGATGCCAGGGACGTTTTAGCTCAGACTTTTCAAAATGGAAGGATATTTGTGAAAGGAAATGCAGGAAACAGGGTCGGTATTCAAATGAGAGAATACAAGGACAGGAGACCATACCTAGTAATCGGCGGATTTGTAGATGATTACCTAGGAGAGTACATGGCAGGCGGTGTTATAGTTGTACTAGGCACTAACGTGAAGGGAGAACCCGTAGGTAATTATGTAGGATCAGGTATGGTAGGAGGAAGAATATACATAAGAGGAAGAGTGTCTCCTTCAAGGATAGGTATACAACCCACTAGGCAAGAGGTACTCAACTTCTTGAAGGCATTACTGGTGGAAGGATATATTGGCGAAGAGGAATTCTCGTCATTAAAGGATAAGTATTACATAGAAGTAATGGACTCGCTGAAGGACAAAGCAAAGGAATATGCTAAGAGATTATTTGAGGAAAAGATTGGTATACCAGAGTACGAATACAGGGAGTTAAACGAAGAGGAGTTCAAGGAGTTATTTGGAGTAATTAAAGAATTCTCACAGGACATGGGGAGAGACTACACCGAGTATCTAAAGGAGAAGTTTACCGTTATAAAATCTAGAAGTAAAAAATAG
- a CDS encoding cobalt-precorrin 5A hydrolase, translating to MYYNKIRVIGNSSLADRIIKLLNEIGYFIVNESENLRVVVGPLSRAIKFANKPVILVTENGEYVIPVNREESGVSLIASLISDMIGGNLILTSKMAEKGVYSVQEFSWVNGLYWTNSEKVKELNKKILKSSKLTVYYDKKIILPEGYSSVEKPCSADIVVGDYDCNSLVLKPYKVVMGLKYYSTIPPEVILYSIRLTLKSIYILNDRVDVIVSPVKDRNIINISTLLGAELFTIYGDTCESMLLQYGGKILLKGVKRAFGLETCLGVVKVEKGIQ from the coding sequence TTGTACTATAATAAAATTAGGGTTATAGGGAATAGCTCTCTAGCAGATAGGATTATAAAATTGCTAAATGAGATTGGATATTTCATAGTAAATGAAAGTGAAAACCTAAGAGTTGTAGTTGGTCCCTTATCTAGAGCTATAAAATTTGCAAACAAACCAGTCATCTTAGTCACAGAGAATGGTGAATATGTTATTCCCGTAAACAGGGAGGAGTCTGGAGTATCCCTAATAGCATCTCTGATATCTGATATGATAGGGGGTAACCTTATATTGACCTCTAAGATGGCAGAAAAGGGAGTTTATAGTGTGCAAGAGTTCTCCTGGGTGAATGGATTATATTGGACGAACTCTGAAAAAGTTAAGGAGCTGAATAAAAAGATACTAAAAAGCAGTAAACTCACAGTCTACTATGATAAGAAGATTATACTTCCGGAAGGATATTCCAGCGTCGAAAAACCATGTAGCGCTGATATTGTCGTGGGGGATTATGACTGTAACTCACTTGTGCTCAAACCGTACAAGGTGGTCATGGGCCTAAAGTATTATTCTACTATTCCCCCTGAGGTCATCTTGTACAGTATTAGATTAACCTTGAAATCAATTTACATTCTTAATGACAGAGTAGACGTAATAGTCTCTCCCGTGAAGGATAGAAACATCATAAATATATCAACCTTATTAGGGGCTGAATTGTTCACGATTTATGGGGACACCTGTGAAAGTATGCTCCTCCAGTACGGGGGTAAAATTCTACTTAAAGGCGTAAAGAGGGCTTTTGGATTGGAAACATGCTTAGGGGTCGTAAAGGTTGAGAAGGGTATACAATGA
- a CDS encoding ABC transporter substrate-binding protein: MRRVYNEVLDDYLSLPDRVERIISLDPAATETLFMLGFGEKVIATDAFSYRPSEAKRKLKIGSYTHVNLNLLEELKPDIVFTTMGAQKELTRKLIDRNFNVYPLGVATSVSRILNNVILVSLVVNAHNVGRELYQSLLLYLMGYRRLTNKRPKIYVEFDLGGPISCGYATHVSDAINLVGGENIFDDISDAYFTPNDNDVIERNPDLIVYEPKRLTDYEKERILNYIEKRGLGKFKEKVVFTVGDFLAHQGPSFITDGVKFLHSVIPC, encoded by the coding sequence TTGAGAAGGGTATACAATGAAGTGCTTGACGATTACCTCTCTTTACCTGATAGAGTTGAAAGAATAATAAGTTTAGACCCTGCAGCCACAGAAACACTATTTATGCTAGGTTTCGGTGAAAAGGTAATTGCAACTGACGCATTTAGTTACAGACCTTCTGAAGCTAAAAGAAAGTTGAAGATAGGAAGTTATACTCACGTTAACCTTAATCTACTTGAGGAACTAAAACCAGACATCGTATTTACAACCATGGGAGCGCAAAAGGAACTGACCAGAAAACTAATTGACAGAAACTTCAACGTTTATCCTTTGGGTGTAGCCACATCTGTGTCTAGGATATTGAATAATGTGATCCTGGTCTCATTAGTTGTCAATGCACATAATGTCGGGAGAGAATTATACCAATCACTACTCTTATACCTAATGGGTTATAGAAGACTAACCAATAAAAGACCAAAGATATATGTGGAATTTGATTTAGGAGGACCAATCTCATGTGGATATGCGACACATGTAAGTGATGCGATTAACTTGGTAGGTGGTGAAAACATCTTTGACGATATTTCAGATGCATACTTCACCCCCAATGATAATGATGTAATAGAGAGAAATCCCGATCTCATAGTATATGAACCTAAAAGACTCACTGATTACGAGAAGGAGAGAATTCTGAACTACATCGAGAAGAGAGGATTGGGAAAATTCAAGGAAAAAGTAGTATTTACAGTGGGAGACTTCTTAGCTCACCAAGGTCCGAGTTTTATTACTGATGGGGTTAAATTTCTGCATAGCGTTATCCCTTGTTAG
- the cimA gene encoding citramalate synthase, giving the protein MFTKSVEVLDTTLRDGAQTANISFTLNDKIRIALLLDELGVDYIEGGWPSSNPKDEEFFKEIKKYKLTKARIAAFGSTRKKESTAKEDQSLNSIIKADVDVGVLFGKSWSLHVTDVLKISLEENLDIIYDSVNYLKSHGLRVVYDAEHFYQGYKENREYALKAVKTAEEAGADVIVLCDTNGGTLPHEVYNITKDVVNHVKVKIGLHMHNDSGGAVANTVMGVVAGARHVQGTINGIGERTGNADLIQVIPNIMLKLGLNSLKGNESLKKLKEVSRVVYEIIGVHPNPYQPYVGDFAFTHKAGVHADAVMKVTRAYEHIDPTLVGNNRRFVISEVAGSSNVIYYLEKLGIKVDKKDPRVRNAVQRIKELENRGYSFDLAPASAVLVALRDLGMYRDLIKVEYWKVMNEKELAIAIVKVNGQLEVAEGVGPVHSVDIALRKALQKVYPQINKVKLTDYRVILPGEIKNTESVVRVTIEFTDGEKNWRTEGVSTSVIEASVIALIDGLDYYLQTEKLIKSEVINN; this is encoded by the coding sequence GTGTTTACGAAATCTGTTGAGGTATTAGATACAACTCTAAGGGATGGAGCACAAACAGCAAACATATCGTTTACATTAAACGACAAAATTAGGATAGCCCTACTTTTAGATGAATTAGGGGTAGACTATATAGAAGGAGGATGGCCTTCATCAAATCCTAAAGATGAAGAATTCTTTAAGGAAATAAAGAAGTATAAGTTAACTAAGGCTAGAATTGCAGCCTTTGGCAGTACTAGAAAGAAGGAGAGTACAGCAAAGGAGGATCAGAGTCTAAATTCTATAATAAAAGCAGATGTAGATGTAGGTGTCTTATTCGGAAAAAGCTGGTCTCTTCACGTTACCGATGTATTAAAGATATCATTAGAGGAAAATCTTGATATAATATATGACAGTGTAAATTATCTTAAATCTCATGGTTTGCGCGTTGTATATGACGCTGAGCACTTCTACCAGGGTTATAAAGAGAACAGGGAATACGCTCTTAAAGCCGTGAAGACTGCTGAGGAGGCTGGAGCAGATGTTATAGTGCTCTGTGACACTAATGGTGGTACATTACCCCATGAGGTTTACAACATAACTAAGGATGTAGTGAACCATGTAAAGGTCAAAATCGGTCTTCATATGCATAACGACTCTGGTGGTGCTGTGGCAAATACTGTAATGGGGGTTGTTGCAGGGGCTAGGCATGTACAGGGAACTATAAATGGAATAGGAGAGAGGACAGGAAATGCAGATCTTATACAAGTAATTCCCAATATTATGCTGAAATTAGGATTAAATTCACTTAAGGGAAATGAGAGCTTAAAGAAGCTAAAGGAAGTCTCAAGAGTAGTATATGAAATAATCGGAGTACATCCCAATCCATATCAACCTTATGTGGGAGACTTCGCATTTACACACAAGGCAGGGGTTCATGCAGATGCGGTCATGAAAGTTACAAGAGCTTATGAACATATAGATCCTACATTGGTTGGAAATAATAGAAGGTTTGTCATTTCAGAAGTCGCAGGCTCCTCTAATGTGATTTATTATTTGGAAAAATTGGGAATAAAGGTTGACAAAAAAGATCCTAGAGTGAGGAATGCTGTGCAGAGAATAAAAGAACTAGAGAACAGAGGGTATAGTTTTGACCTAGCACCGGCATCGGCTGTGCTGGTTGCCCTTAGGGATCTAGGTATGTATAGAGACTTAATAAAAGTGGAATATTGGAAAGTGATGAACGAGAAAGAATTAGCAATTGCAATAGTTAAGGTAAATGGACAACTGGAAGTTGCTGAAGGTGTAGGACCTGTACACTCAGTGGATATTGCATTGAGAAAGGCATTACAAAAAGTATATCCGCAAATAAACAAGGTAAAATTAACAGATTACAGAGTCATTCTTCCAGGAGAAATAAAGAATACTGAGAGTGTGGTGAGAGTGACAATAGAGTTTACGGATGGAGAGAAAAACTGGAGGACTGAAGGGGTCTCAACCAGTGTAATAGAGGCTAGTGTAATTGCGTTAATTGATGGGCTAGACTATTACTTACAAACTGAGAAACTAATAAAAAGTGAAGTGATAAATAACTAA
- a CDS encoding 4-hydroxybenzoate octaprenyltransferase yields the protein MQWDPGGATESRSKLYIYLRFLRIEQVFFSLPMAYMGAFLAIREIPPIQVLILMFFSLFFLRTAGMTNDNLADREIDAMNPRTKSRPLVTGKITVREAKLLITISLIGFFITAYLINLYALIFAPIVALIVMSYPYMKRYTAFANYHLASIQGLAVFSGAVASLGLYAKSFTQLVTGIPWLFVISTVFWAVGFDLYNHIPDADFDKKMGLHSFAVLLGDRALMFAGLNQLISVLLALFGDIQFNLGIIAYIATILHGLIMGYAYYSATRGNFGRAFYYNIYSSIVLGIGIIIDIIV from the coding sequence ATGCAGTGGGATCCTGGAGGAGCTACTGAAAGTAGAAGTAAACTTTACATTTATTTGCGTTTCTTAAGGATTGAGCAAGTGTTTTTTAGCCTGCCAATGGCATACATGGGTGCTTTCCTAGCAATAAGGGAAATTCCCCCGATACAAGTACTAATCCTCATGTTTTTCTCACTTTTCTTCCTCAGGACTGCAGGAATGACAAATGATAATCTAGCTGACAGGGAAATAGATGCAATGAACCCTAGAACAAAGAGTAGACCTTTAGTTACAGGAAAGATAACAGTTAGAGAGGCTAAACTTCTAATTACGATTTCCTTAATAGGTTTCTTTATCACAGCTTATTTAATTAACTTGTACGCACTTATCTTCGCACCTATAGTTGCTCTAATAGTAATGAGCTATCCTTACATGAAAAGATATACAGCATTTGCAAATTATCATCTAGCTTCTATTCAAGGTTTAGCTGTTTTCAGCGGCGCTGTGGCATCTCTCGGGCTTTACGCCAAGTCTTTTACACAACTAGTTACAGGAATTCCATGGCTTTTCGTAATATCGACTGTCTTCTGGGCTGTTGGCTTCGATCTTTACAATCACATACCAGATGCGGACTTTGACAAAAAAATGGGTTTACACAGTTTTGCAGTCTTACTTGGGGATAGAGCGTTAATGTTTGCTGGACTAAATCAGCTCATATCGGTATTGCTAGCCCTGTTCGGAGATATACAATTTAACTTAGGGATAATAGCTTATATAGCCACAATTCTTCACGGTCTGATAATGGGTTATGCATATTACTCAGCAACAAGAGGAAACTTTGGAAGAGCGTTCTACTATAATATTTACTCTTCGATAGTGTTGGGTATAGGTATAATAATAGACATCATAGTGTAG
- a CDS encoding gamma-glutamylcyclotransferase → MWIRGVVDIPYIFVYGSLRFGFELNHFLKNSRFVGLGLVEGYKMYDLGSYPGVVRGDSVVHGEVYEINDELLNVLDEVEDYRGSPDDLYIREKVRVYFDDKRKYYLDNVYIYVYNQDITGRDVIVDGDYSKYVGTSAIFNYFAYAENTNDEILKARGVTKIFKKIPVYLPDYKIVFNVECKWGYCANLTKYENGRVCGYLLMILEDELNLLDSAEKHLVRYIREVFKVYDNNGKEYYACAYVAPNISGEHNPTDEYKRYILEGLKGHCISSGL, encoded by the coding sequence ATGTGGATCAGGGGGGTGGTTGATATTCCGTATATTTTTGTCTATGGTTCATTAAGATTTGGTTTTGAGCTTAACCATTTTTTGAAAAACAGTAGATTTGTGGGTTTAGGTCTGGTGGAAGGTTATAAGATGTATGATCTTGGAAGCTATCCAGGAGTGGTAAGAGGAGATAGCGTTGTACATGGAGAGGTGTATGAGATAAATGATGAGTTGTTAAATGTTTTGGACGAGGTCGAAGACTATAGAGGTTCACCTGACGACTTGTACATTAGGGAAAAAGTCAGAGTGTACTTTGATGACAAGAGGAAATATTATTTAGATAATGTTTACATTTACGTTTACAATCAAGATATTACAGGTAGGGACGTAATAGTAGATGGTGACTACTCTAAATACGTTGGCACATCTGCAATATTTAACTACTTTGCATATGCGGAGAATACTAATGATGAAATATTAAAAGCTAGAGGAGTTACGAAAATATTTAAGAAAATTCCTGTGTATTTACCTGATTATAAGATAGTCTTTAATGTTGAATGTAAATGGGGATATTGTGCTAATCTAACAAAGTATGAAAATGGAAGGGTTTGCGGTTATTTATTAATGATACTAGAGGACGAATTGAATTTACTTGACAGCGCTGAGAAGCACTTAGTGAGGTATATTAGAGAGGTGTTTAAAGTTTATGATAATAATGGTAAGGAATATTATGCATGTGCATATGTTGCCCCTAATATATCTGGGGAACATAATCCGACTGATGAGTATAAAAGATATATATTGGAGGGATTGAAAGGACATTGTATAAGTTCAGGACTTTGA
- a CDS encoding NfeD family protein → MVVHDPVSIIIIVVVILALILTGQYANPIVAIPSLALVGFLLYRVVNVIWTTRRRNLYTYEGKIGRAVDDISPGKEGYVLIEGEYWRAISNEPISKGDEVIVIGMQNLKLIVKKYIRVRG, encoded by the coding sequence ATGGTAGTACATGATCCTGTGTCGATAATAATTATTGTTGTAGTCATATTAGCCTTAATACTTACTGGTCAATACGCTAACCCTATTGTTGCAATTCCATCACTTGCTTTGGTTGGTTTTTTGCTCTACAGAGTTGTAAATGTAATATGGACAACAAGGAGGAGGAATTTGTATACCTATGAGGGCAAGATAGGAAGGGCAGTTGATGACATTTCTCCGGGCAAGGAAGGGTATGTTTTGATCGAGGGAGAATATTGGAGGGCGATTTCTAATGAGCCAATATCTAAGGGCGATGAGGTAATAGTAATAGGGATGCAGAATTTAAAACTAATAGTTAAAAAGTATATACGTGTTAGAGGTTAA
- a CDS encoding thermopsin family protease, which produces MLIRVLLIIVMLILPLTVTPLLPNSQVINSYPIGVSFFPLFSIYQTQEVLGEINISSLYIGNSYLSNGQYLTTGNASLQLNAMINGIYWAQDVILFSQINKTAFNASLVVNVWNLLGPFNLNLSKGIETTYQNLGVILYTGPSYIVKTPVQIKLFMIINSTSLYFGYYINGHSGIFYQLPLTGSFRIGGFSAIGLPNDLELVFGGPGGGSSVQLITTANANLYFKDGNSLTVVPSALSTGLDTAETVIGINSVGNLTNLFKPSVIIGPGDPTPSVLWPIKPNIIVNSNNSSISVRLMYDNKPIMWQKVELYGVSLNGLYSLSNITTDNSGYAYFNTSPSLYVIYYPGNFTLSSTYYVSAPALNSLISSLKSAYDSLANFLSHYDFKNGISSFFSNAKNAVNYKSNYPSQYLILIYISSFLIGVVISALLIRFKH; this is translated from the coding sequence ATGCTCATAAGAGTTTTGCTAATTATTGTAATGCTTATATTGCCTTTAACAGTTACTCCGCTCTTGCCAAACTCTCAAGTCATAAACTCTTACCCTATAGGTGTATCTTTCTTCCCTTTATTTTCTATATATCAAACACAAGAAGTTTTAGGAGAGATTAATATTAGTTCACTATATATAGGAAACTCCTACTTGTCTAATGGTCAATATCTAACAACAGGCAATGCCTCACTCCAGTTGAATGCGATGATAAATGGAATATACTGGGCACAGGATGTAATATTATTCAGCCAGATAAATAAAACAGCATTTAACGCTAGTTTGGTAGTAAATGTCTGGAATCTTTTAGGACCGTTTAATCTAAACCTGTCCAAGGGAATTGAGACAACATATCAAAACTTAGGAGTCATATTATATACAGGACCCTCATATATAGTGAAAACACCAGTTCAAATCAAATTATTTATGATAATAAACTCCACCTCCCTTTATTTTGGATATTATATAAATGGTCACAGCGGAATATTTTATCAGTTACCTTTAACAGGAAGTTTTAGGATAGGTGGATTTTCAGCCATAGGCCTTCCGAATGACTTGGAATTGGTGTTCGGCGGACCTGGAGGGGGAAGTAGCGTGCAATTGATTACAACTGCTAATGCTAATCTCTATTTTAAGGATGGAAATTCATTAACAGTGGTGCCCTCAGCATTATCCACAGGTCTCGATACTGCGGAAACTGTAATAGGTATAAACTCTGTGGGTAACCTAACAAATTTGTTTAAGCCATCAGTTATAATAGGACCAGGTGATCCTACTCCTTCTGTACTTTGGCCGATAAAACCAAATATTATTGTAAACTCAAATAATTCGTCAATATCAGTTAGGTTGATGTACGATAACAAGCCCATAATGTGGCAAAAAGTAGAGCTTTATGGAGTGAGTCTGAATGGTCTATATAGCCTCTCCAATATAACAACAGATAATTCAGGCTATGCATACTTTAATACTTCTCCATCCCTTTACGTTATATATTACCCGGGTAATTTCACCTTGTCCTCTACCTATTATGTTTCAGCACCGGCGTTAAACTCCTTAATATCCTCTCTTAAATCTGCATATGATTCCTTAGCAAACTTTTTATCACATTATGATTTCAAAAATGGTATTTCGTCATTCTTTTCTAATGCTAAAAATGCTGTGAATTACAAAAGTAATTATCCCTCCCAATACCTGATTTTGATCTATATATCAAGTTTCCTTATAGGAGTGGTAATTTCTGCTCTCCTCATAAGATTTAAACATTAA